The genomic stretch GGGCCGGAGACGCGGACAACGCCTTTTTTGATCTCTGGCTTGTCCACAAGTTCCTCCTGATCGGCGTTATCGGCGATACATTTGTTGACCTCATCCATTTTGGTGCGCCAAGCTTTGCGATAGGTGGTGACGGCATCCTGGAGTTCCTTGGGCCAATCGGAGTCGGTATCAAACGGGACCTGCCAATGTTCCCATTCCTCTCCTTTTTTGGGGAGTTGCCAACGACGTTCATCAGCATCCGTAATGGATTTTTTGCTTTCGTGCCGTTGCTTAGTGACAAATTTGGCCGCTAATTTGGAACGGTGGACGTCTGTGATCTCATGCAAGCCAGAATTGCAAGCGGCGAGAGCCTTGCTAAGCAAGGATTCGTACTTAGAAAAGATCGGATCAAGATTAGCATTCTGCGCAATAGTCTTCAATGAGATATGAGGAACAGTCTTGCAGACGATATAGGAGTACTTAATCTTGGGCACCGGGGGCACCTGTCCCTCGGCGGCGATTTTGGCCGGGGGGATATTTTTGCGGGTGGCGTCCGAGTGGCGATAATCGCCAATGGAGAGTTCGGAGGGGCCGTTCGTTTTTTTGCGTGGAGGCATAGTGGTTTAAAAACGCTATAGGTGGAATTATGCAGAGGGTGTAGAATGCGGGGAATGTTTGCTGGGACTATAGGCCCGTACAGCGGTCGGGACGGCAAACCTGGTATTCAGGAAATGCACCATGTAAACGGAACTGGAGAGTTGTTTTAGGTTGAGATGACGTTTGATCTCAACCGGGGTGGGCGGACGCCCCAGACGGTCGAATAAATCCAGGTAGGTCTTGAAAATGTTAATCTTAAAGTCCCGCTGCTTGACGGGCCGGCGACTTTTTGCCCGATTACAGTTGCGGCATAGGAGTTGAAGGTTTTCCGGGCACGAATCGTGGGCGTCGTCATTGCGATGATGAAAAGTAAGGTCGTGATGGGTGTGGCATTCCTCGCAGCGAAAATCCGCTGCAACCATGATATCCCACAACACCTTGGTGGATGGAGGGGCGGTGTAATTATTGCGCTTGGCCCAGGATAATGCAACCGAGCCGGGATTGGAGGGGACAAAGGAGGAAAGGAGGGCGGCCAATACTTCATCCTCCGAGAGGCCGAGAAGGCTTATGAGACGTTGAACATAGTCGGAAGCGGCAGGCTGAGCAGGATCTGCCACAGGATGGTTGCCAGATTCAACGGTTTTTTTGCGTGGAGGCATAGGGGTTTAAAAATCGTATTTGCCACAGGCGGCGTGCTGGCAGACGGCACGGACATCACACCTGGGGCAGTGGTCTTTGGCGGGTTTGGGCGGGTACTTTTTCTGGACGACGCCGGTAATCAGGGTGTTGGCACGCGCGGTGGCGGATTGGGTGGTGGCGGCATCCACCGGGATGTTCACGCGGGTGCTGGTGGATAGTTCGTGCAAATAGGCAGCCTCCACCTGGAGACCTTCCCCCCGGCCGGCCGCGGTGTAGATGGCGAGTTGGAAGGCGAAGACGTCGTCTTTATGGGCATCCGTGGTGGTTTTGTAATCCACGATGGCGAGGCGGTCGGGCTGGCCTTTTTCATGGTCCAGGATGACATCGGCCCGGCCTTGAACGACGCCGGAATCGAGGTGGAGCTCGAAGGCGCGCTCGGTTTCCCAGACGCGCAAGAGGTCCTGGGAATAGGCGCCGAGGTACTGGGCGACCAGGGAACGGGCCTTGGCCAAGAGCTGCTCGAAGGCGGGGCGGTTGGCAAAGGGGAGATAAAATTCATCCGTAAAGAGCTGCTCGACCTGGGTGGCGGTGGGCAGTTTCTTGCGCTGGCGGGTGAGATCGGCCAGGCGGCGCAAGAGGTGATGGATGGCTTTGCCATAGCCGAGCTCGGTGGCGAGCTGGGGCTGGAAGCCCAGGGAGCTGCTGAGGCGGTAGCGCATGGGGCAGCGTTCGTACAGGGCCAGCTCGGAAAAGGTGAGGGTGGGCGGGTCATCCGGCGAATCCTCCTCCGGGGTAAAATGGCCGGGCAGCGGGAGACTGGTCGCAAGATCGGGCGTTTGGCCGGCAACGGCGGTGAGGAATGGCGAGGGGTTAAAGTGGTTCTTCTTCTGCGTAAACCAGGAAAGGTAGAGGGCATCCCGCGCGCGGGTCATGGCGACGTAGAAGAGGCGGCGTTCCTCGGCATCGCCACCCTCGTAGCGACGGCGGGCTTCCTCAGGGAAGGCGTCTTCCGGCAAGAGCCAATCCTGGGAGCGGCCGGATTTGCCGGAGGGGAACCGTTTATCGGTGAGGCAAGGGACAAAGACGACGGGCCACTCGAGGCCTTTGGCCTGGTGGACGGTGAGGATGTCCACGGCGTCGAGATCGAAAGTGTCTTCCCCCTCGAAATCTTCGTAGGCGTCCAGGGCGTAGTATTGGAGGTAGCTGAAGAGGCCACGGTAAAACCAGAGGCCGCGGTCCTGGCCGGCCCGGAAGACGCGCTGGCCGGCATCCTCGACGTAACGGGAACGACGGGTGACGTGCTCGTAATCGGCCAGGATCTCGGAGACGCGGGCGAGGCAGCCCATGCGGGCGGCGTCGGCAGGGTCGGCCAGATCGAACTCATGGACTTTGAGCAGGCGCAGGAGGCGGTAAAAATCGCGGATGAGGTTGACCTGGGTGGATTTGTCATCCACGAGTTTCTGCCAATCGGTGAGGTATTCCTTAAGGTCGGGGATGGTTTTTCCGGCGTTAAAGGTGCGGTAGTATTGGGTGCACAGGGCATCCAAGGTCACCGGTTCGGAGGGGGTAAAACGCTCGGATTTCCAATCGTTGGCGACGAGCCAGGCGTAGGTCTGGCCAATCAGGGCGGCCTCGGGCTGGCGGAAGAGGCCGGTGCGGCCAGCACAGGTGAAGGGGATGTTGCGCTCGCGCAGGGCGTTGATGAGCGGGTCGGATGAGGTGCGGACGGAGCGGTACAGGACGGCAATATCGCGATAGCGATAGCCGCGCTGGGCCAGGCGCTGGATGGTCTCGGCCAGGGTGGCGGCTTCCTCAAGATCGGTGACGCCGGCCCAGCAGTGGACTTCAGTCTCGCCAGCGGAGCGATGGGAACGCATCTGCTTGGTGAGGCGGGGCTCGATGGAGGCGACGAATTGGTTGGCGTGGCGAATGATCTGGGGACGGGAACGGCGATTGATGGAAAGGGGCTTGTCGGCAGCGGGCTGGTAGCGCTTTTTGAAGGTCAGGATGTTGGAGACATCGGAGCCGCGCCATTGGTAAATGGATTGGTCATCATCACCGACCACCGTAAGGTGGACGGGGGATTTGGCCAGGAGGGAGATGAGTTTTTCCTGGGCGGGATTGATGTCCTGGTATTCATCCACCAGGAGGTGGCGCAAGGGGCCATGGACGCGCTGGTAGATATTGGGGGTTTTGAGCGCGAGGATGGCCTCGGAAATGAGCTGGCCGAAGGAGAGGAAATGGTAACGGCGCAGCATGGCGACGTATTGCTCGTAGCAATGGGCGAAGGGGGAGTCGCCAAGGTCCTGGGGGGTGAGGAGTTCGTTTTCCGCCACCTGGACGTTTTTCAGGAAATCGTGGATGGGCGCCCAGTGTTTATCGCCAAGGCGGTCGAGGCCGAGGGTGCGGTATTCGCGGGAAAGGAGGCCGGCGAGGCGATTTTCATCGAGGGTATCGTAGTTGCCGAACTGGGGGACGTGGTCTTGGAGCATCCGCAGGCAGTAGGCGTGGATGGTGCCGATGAACATGGGGCCCAGGCGGTCCAGGAACGCCGGGCCTTGATCGGCGGCAATGCGGCGGTGGATGCGGGATTTGAGGCTGGCGGCGGCACGCTCGGTGAAAGTGAAGGCGATGATGGCAGCGGGGGGGACGCCTTCATCAATGAGGGTGGCGACGCGACGGGCCATGACCTCGGTCTTGCCGGAGCCGGCACAGGCGATGATTTGCAGGTGGCTGCCGCGATGGCTGATGGCGCTGAGTTGTTCCTTGGATAAATTCATGGGAGATGGCCTACGCCCAATGACCGGGCTGGGGCAGGGCAAAACGGACTTATGACCTGATATGGATGCAAACAGGCCACGTCGCCAGCGCAATTAAAACCACTCAACATACTACCCAACGCCTTGAAAGGACATAATGTTGCATGAAGTCGTGCGGATTGGCGAGGGAAAATATTAGGTGGGAAATTTTCGGCTTTGCCTGGGTGGCCGGAAGGCTACACTGCGCAGAACGAACTATGAAACTGGTCAAACGCCTGATACAGCAAGCCATTCATGCGAGGTTATGGCTTTTCTGCGTGATTGTGGGGCTGGCACTGCCTGCCGCCGCGGCCGAAGCCAACCCGCGATTAAACATCGTCTTTCTGCTGGCAGATGACCTGGGTTGGAGCGATCTGAGTTGTTACGGCAGCACTTTCTATGAAACGCCCAACCTGGACCGCATGGCGCGCGAGGGTGGGCGATTCACCCAGGCGTATGCCGCCTGCCCGGTGTGCAGCCCCACCCGCGCCAGTCTGCTGACGGGCCGTTATCCGCAACGCACGGGGGTCACGGATTTCATTGGCGCGACCCAGCCGGATAAGTGGAATCGCAATACCCGCCTGTTGCCCGCCGCCTACCGCGAGCGGCTCGAACTGGAAGAGGGGACCGTCGCCAAAGGTTTCAAGGCGCACGGGTATGCCACCTTTTTTGCCGGTAAATGGCATCTTGGTCCGGAGGGGTTCTGGCCGGAGAATCAGGGGTTTGATATCAACAAAGGGGGCATTGACCGGGGCGGCCCGTATGGCGGCAATAAATACTTTTCCCCTTATGGGAATCCGCGCCTGGAAGACGGACCACCGGGCGAGCATTTGCCGGACCGGATTGCGACGGAGACGGCCAAGTTCATCCAGGCGAATAAAGAGTGCCCCTTCCTGGCTTGGGTGCCATTCTATGATGTTCACACGCCTTTAATGGCCCGCGCTGATCTGCGCAAGAAGTATGAGGAGAAGGCGCGCGCCGTAAAGCATGCGGGGCCGGATTGGGGCAAGGAAGGGGAGCGCGAAGTGCGATTGGTGCAGGATCATGCCGTCTATGGCGGCATGGTTGAAGCGATGGACCAGGCGGTGGGCAAGATCCTAAAGGCGCTGGAGGAAAATGGGATGGCGCAGCATACGCTGGTGCTGTTTTCATCCGATAACGGCGGGCTATCCACCTCGGAGGGGCACCCGACGTCGAATCTGCCGCTGCGTGGAGGCAAAGGCTGGCTGTATGAAGGCGGGATCCGCGAGCCGCTGATCGTGCGGTGGCCCGGGGTGGTCAAGGCGGGGGCGGTATTTGATAGCGTGGTCAGCAGTCCTGATATTTTCCCGACGCTGCTGGAGGCGGCCGGGTGGCCGTTGCTCCCGAAACAGCACTTGGACGGCGTGAGTTTCGTGCCGGTGCTCCAAGGGCAGGCGCGCGCGCGCGGGCCGGTGTATTGGCATTATCCGCATTACGGCAATCAGGGCGGGTTCCCCGGCGGCGCGGTGCGGGATGGCGATTGGAAATTGATCGAGCACTATGAAGACGGCGCGGTGGAGCTGTATAATTTGCGGGAGGACATCTCCGAAAGCCGGAACCTGGCCGCCGCCGCGCCGGAGCGCGTCAAGGAATTGCAAAGCAAGCTCGCCGCCTGGCGGACGGAGGTCGGCGCCAGGATGCCCACGCCCAACGCCAAGTATGATCCCAATGCGCCGCGGCCCAAACAAAAGCGCGCGGTAAAGAATGCGCGGCTGAGCAGTTCGGAATAACCCTGTTCTCATGAAAACCATTTCCCTGCTGAGCGTCTGGTTTGGATTTACGGTGCTGCTGGCGGCGGGGCGCGCGGAGTCCAGCGCCAGTTCCGACGGGTTCACGGTGGATGCCGACTTTCCCGGCGGCAATATTCAAGTGGTGCGGACGGAACCGGGCCGGTTCATCCTCGCCCCTGATCTGCGGGACACGCAGACGAATCAGTGGTGGTTCTTCTTTAACGTCCGCCTGCGCGGACCGGCCGGGAGTGCCGTTGAACTTGCCTTTGCCGAGAAGAAACCCATCGGGGTGCGCGGGCCGGCGGTCAGTACGGATGCCGGGCTCACCTGGCGCTGGCTCGGGGCGGAAGCGGTGAAGAGCATTCGCGTCGGGGAGAAGCCGGGTTGGTCCTTTACCGCGCGGATTCCCGCACAGGGCGGGGAAGTGCGCTATGCGTTTTGCCCGGAGTATCTGCAAGCGCATCTCGATCTCTGGCGGCAACGCCACTCCGCCAACCCGGCGCTCCGGGTGGAAGAGCTTTGCCGCAGCCGGAAAGGCCGTCCGGTGGAGCTGTTGCGAGCGGGCTGCCTGGATGACCGCAAGTCGCCCGGCATGGTGCTGCTGACCTCCCGCCATCATTGCTGCGAAGCCATGGCCACTTATGCCATGGAGGGTTTTCTTGAGACGGTGCTCGGCACCAACGAGCTGGCGCGGCAATGGCAATCGCATTGGCAGGTCGTCGCACTGCCGTTCATGGACAAGGACGGCGTGGAAGCGGGCGATCAGGGGAAGAACCGCCACCCGCACGATCACAACCGCGATTATAACGCCGCGCCGCTCTATCCCGAAGTGGCGGCGCTGATGCGGCTCGGCCAGGAAATCAAGGCGCGCGTCGTCGCCTCGGTGGATTTGCATTGTCCGTACATCAGCGGCACCTGGAACGACCGCGCTTACATGGTGGGCTGCGCGGATCCCGGTTTTGCGGCCCGGCAGCGCGCGTTGGCGG from Verrucomicrobiota bacterium encodes the following:
- a CDS encoding sulfatase; protein product: MKLVKRLIQQAIHARLWLFCVIVGLALPAAAAEANPRLNIVFLLADDLGWSDLSCYGSTFYETPNLDRMAREGGRFTQAYAACPVCSPTRASLLTGRYPQRTGVTDFIGATQPDKWNRNTRLLPAAYRERLELEEGTVAKGFKAHGYATFFAGKWHLGPEGFWPENQGFDINKGGIDRGGPYGGNKYFSPYGNPRLEDGPPGEHLPDRIATETAKFIQANKECPFLAWVPFYDVHTPLMARADLRKKYEEKARAVKHAGPDWGKEGEREVRLVQDHAVYGGMVEAMDQAVGKILKALEENGMAQHTLVLFSSDNGGLSTSEGHPTSNLPLRGGKGWLYEGGIREPLIVRWPGVVKAGAVFDSVVSSPDIFPTLLEAAGWPLLPKQHLDGVSFVPVLQGQARARGPVYWHYPHYGNQGGFPGGAVRDGDWKLIEHYEDGAVELYNLREDISESRNLAAAAPERVKELQSKLAAWRTEVGARMPTPNAKYDPNAPRPKQKRAVKNARLSSSE
- a CDS encoding ATP-dependent DNA helicase, whose translation is MNLSKEQLSAISHRGSHLQIIACAGSGKTEVMARRVATLIDEGVPPAAIIAFTFTERAAASLKSRIHRRIAADQGPAFLDRLGPMFIGTIHAYCLRMLQDHVPQFGNYDTLDENRLAGLLSREYRTLGLDRLGDKHWAPIHDFLKNVQVAENELLTPQDLGDSPFAHCYEQYVAMLRRYHFLSFGQLISEAILALKTPNIYQRVHGPLRHLLVDEYQDINPAQEKLISLLAKSPVHLTVVGDDDQSIYQWRGSDVSNILTFKKRYQPAADKPLSINRRSRPQIIRHANQFVASIEPRLTKQMRSHRSAGETEVHCWAGVTDLEEAATLAETIQRLAQRGYRYRDIAVLYRSVRTSSDPLINALRERNIPFTCAGRTGLFRQPEAALIGQTYAWLVANDWKSERFTPSEPVTLDALCTQYYRTFNAGKTIPDLKEYLTDWQKLVDDKSTQVNLIRDFYRLLRLLKVHEFDLADPADAARMGCLARVSEILADYEHVTRRSRYVEDAGQRVFRAGQDRGLWFYRGLFSYLQYYALDAYEDFEGEDTFDLDAVDILTVHQAKGLEWPVVFVPCLTDKRFPSGKSGRSQDWLLPEDAFPEEARRRYEGGDAEERRLFYVAMTRARDALYLSWFTQKKNHFNPSPFLTAVAGQTPDLATSLPLPGHFTPEEDSPDDPPTLTFSELALYERCPMRYRLSSSLGFQPQLATELGYGKAIHHLLRRLADLTRQRKKLPTATQVEQLFTDEFYLPFANRPAFEQLLAKARSLVAQYLGAYSQDLLRVWETERAFELHLDSGVVQGRADVILDHEKGQPDRLAIVDYKTTTDAHKDDVFAFQLAIYTAAGRGEGLQVEAAYLHELSTSTRVNIPVDAATTQSATARANTLITGVVQKKYPPKPAKDHCPRCDVRAVCQHAACGKYDF